The Candidatus Thorarchaeota archaeon genome has a segment encoding these proteins:
- a CDS encoding MarR family transcriptional regulator, which yields MTREELVYNFIEALRDISRTTSYLANDDLGLEEFMILDIVSETDDCSMKDIIDGLSIAASTATGIVDRLVKRGFVKRKHSESDRRKVLLHLTSMGQDAHTRFRTEALNSVETALNHLTDEEIQTLLTIINKFLPHVAKR from the coding sequence TTGACTCGCGAGGAACTTGTCTATAATTTCATAGAAGCACTGAGAGATATTAGTCGAACCACCTCGTATCTGGCAAATGATGATCTTGGGTTAGAAGAGTTCATGATTCTTGACATCGTTTCCGAAACAGACGATTGCAGTATGAAGGACATTATTGATGGTCTCTCGATTGCTGCCAGCACTGCGACGGGAATTGTTGATCGGCTAGTGAAACGCGGTTTTGTAAAACGGAAGCATTCCGAGTCGGACCGACGGAAAGTGTTGCTCCACCTCACCTCTATGGGCCAAGACGCACATACGCGATTTCGAACAGAGGCTCTGAACTCAGTAGAGACCGCACTAAACCATTTGACCGATGAAGAGATTCAGACACTGCTAACGATCATCAACAAGTTTCTTCCCCACGTGGCTAAGCGATAG
- a CDS encoding winged helix-turn-helix domain-containing protein encodes MLIAIQEKPFGTIEELAERAKISKPTAAKRLRILQGAGGGKKYFTVSPLLNYYNMGLESADVLLETNNLDDMKIIEQIAYHHPYTAYRCRTYGAANGVFLQFRTPYKSSPKIKELIRVLKKEGIIKKYKFLATSQEPTIYTSLRIDGWSPDTLSWNFDWEKWFKLTVKSSKLDKKAGEMGSALKWLTRRDLNIIHELMMGARRKNIRIIKALAASGVKFTPQTFSRRYRMIREECIEGYRVTFDPEVFDIYSNVVIFGKGEENSLTTLRSRLKTRPIPFESTMRTVKGDLFWFVRLQPTQLSPLLTNLYSQLDEMSVCLVDYTNSMIYYLWPETFDEETRKWRTDRKFMIDDVIEAALNK; translated from the coding sequence ATGTTAATAGCCATTCAAGAAAAACCATTCGGAACTATTGAAGAATTGGCTGAACGTGCAAAGATTTCGAAACCTACTGCTGCAAAACGCCTCAGAATACTTCAGGGGGCTGGCGGGGGAAAGAAGTATTTCACAGTGAGCCCACTTCTGAACTATTATAACATGGGACTTGAGTCGGCCGATGTACTACTTGAAACCAACAATCTTGATGATATGAAGATCATTGAACAAATAGCCTATCACCATCCGTATACTGCATATCGCTGCCGAACCTATGGGGCTGCGAATGGAGTCTTTCTACAATTCAGAACGCCGTACAAATCAAGTCCAAAGATCAAGGAACTCATTCGTGTTCTTAAGAAAGAGGGGATTATAAAAAAATACAAGTTTCTGGCCACCAGTCAAGAACCTACCATCTACACCTCGTTAAGAATTGATGGGTGGAGTCCAGATACGCTGAGCTGGAACTTTGACTGGGAGAAATGGTTCAAATTAACAGTAAAGTCATCCAAACTGGACAAGAAGGCGGGAGAGATGGGGAGTGCTCTCAAGTGGCTTACACGCCGAGACCTCAACATCATTCATGAACTGATGATGGGCGCCCGTAGAAAAAATATCAGAATCATTAAGGCGCTTGCAGCATCTGGGGTAAAGTTCACACCACAGACATTTAGTAGACGATACCGGATGATCCGAGAGGAGTGTATCGAGGGTTACAGAGTCACATTTGACCCAGAGGTCTTTGATATCTATTCAAACGTTGTCATCTTCGGTAAAGGCGAGGAGAACAGTCTTACAACACTAAGGTCCAGATTAAAGACAAGACCGATCCCGTTCGAGTCAACAATGCGAACTGTCAAAGGGGATCTCTTCTGGTTTGTCAGGCTTCAACCCACTCAACTCTCGCCGCTCTTGACAAACCTCTACTCACAGCTTGATGAGATGTCTGTATGCCTTGTGGACTATACTAATAGTATGATCTACTATCTCTGGCCTGAAACCTTTGATGAAGAAACCCGCAAATGGCGGACCGATAGGAAATTCATGATTGATGACGTGATAGAGGCCGCTTTGAACAAGTAG